In a genomic window of Gossypium arboreum isolate Shixiya-1 chromosome 7, ASM2569848v2, whole genome shotgun sequence:
- the LOC108455480 gene encoding glutamine synthetase cytosolic isozyme 1 isoform X1, translating to MSLLTDLVNLNLSDCTDKIIAEYIWIGGSGMDLRSKARTLSGPVSDPSKLPKWNYDGSSTGQAPGEDSEVILYPQAIFKDPFRRGNNILVMCDAYTPAGEPIPTNKRCNAAKIFSHPDVAAEEPWYGIEQEYTLLQKDVKWPIGWPLGGYPGPQGPYYCGVGVDKAYGRDIVDSHYKACLYAGINISGINGEVMPGQWEFQVGPAVGISAGDELWVARYILERITEIAGVVLSFDPKPIQGDWNGAGAHTNYSTKSMRSDGGYEVIKKAIAKLGLRHKEHIAAYGEGNERRLTGRHETADINTYLWGVANRGASIRVGRDTEKAGKGYFEDRRPASNMDPYVVTSMIAETTILWKP from the exons ATGTCGCTTCTTACAGATCTTGTTAACCTTAATCTCTCCGACTGCACTGACAAAATCATTGCTGAATACATATG GATCGGTGGATCTGGGATGGACCTCAGAAGCAAAGCAAGG ACACTTTCTGGTCCTGTAAGTGACCCTTCAAAGCTACCCAAATGGAATTATGACGGTTCCAGCACAGGTCAAGCCCCTGGTGAAGATAGTGAAGTCATCCTATA TCCTCAAGCTATCTTCAAAGACCCATTCAGGAGGGGCAACAATATTCTT GTTATGTGCGATGCTTACACACCAGCTGGTGAGCCCATCCCCACAAACAAGAGATGCAACGCTGCCAAGATATTTAGCCATCCCGATGTTGCTGCTGAAGAACCCTG GTATGGAATTGAGCAAGAGTACACCCtgttgcagaaagatgttaagtggCCAATTGGATGGCCTCTTGGTGGCTACCCTGGACCTCAG GGTCCTTACTATTGCGGTGTTGGTGTGGACAAAGCCTATGGGCGTGACATTGTGGATTCTCATTACAAAGCATGTTTATATGCTGGGATTAATATCAGTGGCATCAATGGAGAAGTGATGCCCGGACAG TGGGAATTTCAAGTTGGTCCGGCAGTTGGCATTTCTGCCGGAGATGAGTTGTGGGTTGCACGTTACATTTTGGAG AGGATTACAGAGATTGCTGGAGTGGTGCTTTCCTTTGATCCTAAGCCAATTCAG GGAGACTGGAATGGTGCCGGCGCTCACACAAATTACAG TACGAAGTCCATGAGAAGTGATGGAGGCTACGAGGTTATCAAGAAAGCAATTGCAAAGCTTGGGCTAAGGCACAAAGAACACATTGCTGCCTATGGAGAAGGCAACGAGCGCCGTCTCACCGGCCGGCATGAGACTGCCGACATCAACACTTACTTATGG GGTGTTGCAAATCGTGGGGCATCAATTCGTGTTGGGCGAGACACAGAGAAAGCCGGAAAAGGGTATTTCGAAGACAGGAGGCCAGCATCGAACATGGATCCATACGTTGTCACATCCATGATTGCAGAAACCACCATCCTGTGGAAACCATGA
- the LOC108455480 gene encoding glutamine synthetase cytosolic isozyme 1 isoform X2, whose product MIGGSGMDLRSKARTLSGPVSDPSKLPKWNYDGSSTGQAPGEDSEVILYPQAIFKDPFRRGNNILVMCDAYTPAGEPIPTNKRCNAAKIFSHPDVAAEEPWYGIEQEYTLLQKDVKWPIGWPLGGYPGPQGPYYCGVGVDKAYGRDIVDSHYKACLYAGINISGINGEVMPGQWEFQVGPAVGISAGDELWVARYILERITEIAGVVLSFDPKPIQGDWNGAGAHTNYSTKSMRSDGGYEVIKKAIAKLGLRHKEHIAAYGEGNERRLTGRHETADINTYLWGVANRGASIRVGRDTEKAGKGYFEDRRPASNMDPYVVTSMIAETTILWKP is encoded by the exons AT GATCGGTGGATCTGGGATGGACCTCAGAAGCAAAGCAAGG ACACTTTCTGGTCCTGTAAGTGACCCTTCAAAGCTACCCAAATGGAATTATGACGGTTCCAGCACAGGTCAAGCCCCTGGTGAAGATAGTGAAGTCATCCTATA TCCTCAAGCTATCTTCAAAGACCCATTCAGGAGGGGCAACAATATTCTT GTTATGTGCGATGCTTACACACCAGCTGGTGAGCCCATCCCCACAAACAAGAGATGCAACGCTGCCAAGATATTTAGCCATCCCGATGTTGCTGCTGAAGAACCCTG GTATGGAATTGAGCAAGAGTACACCCtgttgcagaaagatgttaagtggCCAATTGGATGGCCTCTTGGTGGCTACCCTGGACCTCAG GGTCCTTACTATTGCGGTGTTGGTGTGGACAAAGCCTATGGGCGTGACATTGTGGATTCTCATTACAAAGCATGTTTATATGCTGGGATTAATATCAGTGGCATCAATGGAGAAGTGATGCCCGGACAG TGGGAATTTCAAGTTGGTCCGGCAGTTGGCATTTCTGCCGGAGATGAGTTGTGGGTTGCACGTTACATTTTGGAG AGGATTACAGAGATTGCTGGAGTGGTGCTTTCCTTTGATCCTAAGCCAATTCAG GGAGACTGGAATGGTGCCGGCGCTCACACAAATTACAG TACGAAGTCCATGAGAAGTGATGGAGGCTACGAGGTTATCAAGAAAGCAATTGCAAAGCTTGGGCTAAGGCACAAAGAACACATTGCTGCCTATGGAGAAGGCAACGAGCGCCGTCTCACCGGCCGGCATGAGACTGCCGACATCAACACTTACTTATGG GGTGTTGCAAATCGTGGGGCATCAATTCGTGTTGGGCGAGACACAGAGAAAGCCGGAAAAGGGTATTTCGAAGACAGGAGGCCAGCATCGAACATGGATCCATACGTTGTCACATCCATGATTGCAGAAACCACCATCCTGTGGAAACCATGA